One region of Oxalobacteraceae bacterium OTU3CAMAD1 genomic DNA includes:
- a CDS encoding HPF/RaiA family ribosome-associated protein, which translates to MNIAIQSNGPVLTESLRAYVYRRLETSLGWALTRRLAVWLSDINGPRGGRDKRCKIQISLDNGKTVVIEDTEEDMYAAIDRAAERADRALARQLSRSREFTHDKVATLAPADEASDGKDER; encoded by the coding sequence ATGAACATCGCAATCCAATCGAACGGCCCGGTCCTTACCGAAAGCCTGCGCGCCTACGTGTATCGTCGCCTGGAAACGTCGCTGGGCTGGGCGCTGACCCGCCGCCTGGCCGTGTGGCTGTCGGACATCAACGGTCCGCGCGGCGGCCGCGACAAGCGCTGCAAGATTCAGATCAGCCTCGACAACGGCAAGACCGTCGTCATCGAGGACACCGAGGAAGACATGTACGCCGCGATCGACCGCGCCGCCGAACGCGCCGACCGCGCGCTGGCGCGCCAACTGTCCCGCAGCCGCGAATTCACCCACGACAAAGTGGCCACCCTGGCGCCGGCGGACGAAGCGTCCGACGGCAAAGACGAGCGATAA
- a CDS encoding S8 family serine peptidase has protein sequence MRRLRLLVALACSLAAGAAAAQLRLPQVQLPQLPQVPLQDGLDGNVLREPGRRLLQRADIVDLRALRLNQIGDLLQRHRDALEADPRGEPVVRREILAWSPSPAGIAAARSAGLIVVDDGGEDAVTVLRVPDGADTAAMLERLRAADPDGVYDFNHIYTGSAGAPEPQAQAQAQQRKDRNAGTAGTPGAVRVGLVDGGVAREHEVFRDAAIVTWGCDGASHPNPHGTAVAALMIGHSPRFTGVAPDATLYAADIYCDSATGGSASRIAGALAWLAREQIAVINISLVGPPNRILEQVVRRLVQRGHLLVAAVGNDGPAAPPLYPASYPGVVGVSGVDAKGRPLPEAARGPQVMFAAPGNQMVSAAVGAPPYRTVRGTSFASPIVAALLAGALDRPGADTARQALAAVAKTASGVAAGTISNETGYGVVGAAFRTDPSAFR, from the coding sequence GTGCGACGGCTGCGACTGCTTGTCGCGCTGGCGTGTTCCCTGGCCGCCGGCGCCGCCGCAGCGCAGCTGCGCCTGCCGCAGGTGCAGCTGCCGCAATTGCCGCAAGTGCCGCTGCAGGACGGCCTCGACGGCAACGTGCTGCGCGAACCGGGCCGGCGCCTGCTGCAGCGCGCCGACATCGTCGATCTGCGGGCGCTGCGCCTGAACCAGATCGGCGACCTGCTCCAGCGCCACCGCGACGCGCTGGAGGCCGACCCGCGCGGCGAACCGGTGGTGCGCCGCGAAATCCTGGCCTGGTCGCCCAGCCCGGCCGGCATCGCGGCGGCCCGGTCGGCCGGCTTGATCGTCGTCGATGATGGCGGCGAAGACGCCGTCACCGTGCTGCGCGTACCCGATGGCGCCGACACGGCCGCCATGCTGGAACGTCTGCGCGCGGCCGATCCCGACGGCGTCTACGACTTCAATCATATCTATACGGGCAGCGCCGGCGCGCCGGAACCCCAAGCCCAGGCCCAGGCCCAGCAACGAAAAGACCGGAACGCGGGGACGGCCGGCACGCCCGGCGCCGTCCGTGTCGGCCTCGTCGACGGCGGCGTGGCCCGCGAACACGAGGTGTTTCGCGACGCCGCCATCGTCACCTGGGGCTGCGACGGCGCCAGCCATCCCAATCCGCACGGCACGGCGGTGGCCGCGCTGATGATCGGGCATTCACCCCGGTTCACGGGCGTGGCGCCGGACGCCACCCTGTACGCGGCCGACATCTATTGCGACAGCGCCACGGGCGGCTCGGCGTCGCGGATCGCCGGCGCGCTGGCCTGGCTGGCCAGGGAACAGATCGCGGTGATCAACATCAGCCTGGTCGGACCGCCCAACCGGATACTCGAGCAGGTCGTCAGGCGCCTGGTGCAGCGCGGCCATCTGCTGGTGGCGGCGGTCGGCAACGACGGTCCCGCCGCGCCGCCGCTGTATCCGGCCAGTTATCCGGGCGTGGTCGGCGTGAGCGGCGTCGATGCCAAAGGCCGGCCGCTGCCCGAGGCCGCGCGCGGGCCGCAGGTGATGTTCGCCGCGCCCGGCAATCAAATGGTGAGCGCCGCCGTCGGCGCCCCGCCCTACCGGACCGTGCGCGGCACATCGTTCGCGTCGCCCATCGTCGCCGCCCTGCTGGCCGGCGCGCTGGATCGGCCGGGCGCGGACACGGCCAGGCAGGCCCTTGCCGCCGTCGCGAAAACCGCGTCCGGCGTCGCCGCCGGCA
- a CDS encoding metal-dependent hydrolase, with the protein MSGTPKTLRAIAATLLFATTFAASAQDSKSNRTEVQWLGQATFKITTPGGKVIVVDPWLTSNPKTPPAYKNLEALGKVDLILVTHGHNDHFADAPALAKLNNVPVYGPAGLMQSVVALDILPATQAVRFGKSGTVTPLGPDIKITAVHAEHSSELGWKNPATGKDEVHVGGEPVGYIIELENGFKIYHMGDTGLFGDMKFIGDYYKPDLALMPIGGHFVMSPKDAAMATREWLHPRYVIPMHYGTTPQLKGTPAEYSAALGHSKIKVMAINPGDKLDF; encoded by the coding sequence ATGTCAGGCACACCGAAGACCTTGCGCGCCATCGCGGCAACCTTGCTGTTCGCCACCACCTTCGCCGCCTCGGCCCAGGACAGCAAGAGCAACAGGACAGAAGTGCAGTGGCTGGGACAAGCAACATTCAAGATCACCACGCCGGGCGGCAAGGTCATCGTCGTCGATCCATGGCTGACCTCCAATCCGAAGACGCCGCCTGCCTATAAAAATCTGGAAGCCCTGGGCAAGGTCGACCTGATCCTGGTCACGCACGGGCACAACGACCACTTCGCCGACGCCCCGGCGCTGGCGAAGTTGAACAACGTGCCCGTCTACGGCCCGGCGGGACTGATGCAATCGGTGGTGGCACTGGACATCCTGCCGGCCACGCAGGCGGTACGCTTCGGCAAGAGCGGCACCGTCACCCCGCTCGGCCCGGACATCAAGATCACCGCCGTCCACGCCGAGCACAGCTCGGAGTTGGGCTGGAAGAATCCGGCCACCGGCAAGGACGAAGTGCACGTCGGCGGCGAACCGGTCGGCTACATCATCGAGCTGGAAAACGGCTTCAAGATTTATCACATGGGCGACACCGGCCTGTTCGGCGACATGAAATTCATCGGCGACTACTACAAGCCGGACCTGGCGCTGATGCCGATCGGCGGCCACTTCGTCATGAGCCCCAAGGACGCCGCGATGGCGACGCGCGAATGGCTGCACCCGCGCTACGTCATCCCCATGCACTACGGCACCACGCCACAGCTCAAAGGCACGCCGGCCGAATACAGCGCGGCGCTGGGCCACAGCAAGATCAAGGTCATGGCCATCAATCCCGGCGACAAGCTGGACTTCTAA
- a CDS encoding DUF2177 family protein: protein MDNTVTSLGAQQWAFGYGAALLALLAIDALWLTFYMGPAYKEAVGDLLLAQPRLASAAAFYLLFAVGVVVFAVAPALRADSWQTAAMLGGLLGLVAYGTYDLTNYSVLKAWPLGLTLIDIVWGGLLSAAAAVAGYAAANRFG, encoded by the coding sequence ATGGACAACACCGTCACTTCCCTCGGCGCGCAGCAATGGGCGTTCGGCTACGGCGCCGCGCTGTTGGCACTGCTGGCGATCGATGCGCTGTGGCTGACGTTCTACATGGGGCCGGCCTACAAAGAGGCCGTCGGAGACCTGCTGCTGGCCCAGCCCCGACTGGCGTCGGCCGCCGCCTTCTACCTGCTGTTCGCCGTCGGCGTGGTCGTCTTCGCGGTTGCCCCGGCGCTGCGCGCCGACAGCTGGCAAACCGCCGCCATGCTCGGTGGCCTGCTCGGCCTGGTCGCCTACGGCACCTACGACCTGACCAACTACTCCGTCCTGAAAGCCTGGCCGCTCGGACTGACCTTGATCGATATCGTCTGGGGCGGCCTGTTGTCGGCTGCGGCTGCCGTTGCCGGCTACGCGGCCGCCAACCGCTTCGGCTGA
- the nhaR gene encoding transcriptional activator NhaR, with translation MATLNYKHLRYFWMVARSGSIAKAAEQLHLTPQSISGQLTEFADTLGVELFRRVGRRLELTETGNRVLRHAEDIFSAGDALLEVVKDQSATQATTFRVGVSDSVSKAVACRLVAPALSLAEPTRLICREGRLAALLADMAVHKLDLIITDRAMPSHLSVRGYNHLLGESELGVFGAPTLVETLNGAFPECLNNAPLLLPGEDFAVHARLMQWLHTHVPRLHVIGEFDDSAMIKAFGQSGAGLFFAPAAIADTICSQYGVVMVGTIPSLREQVYAITTERRISHPATQAIRQAALETLSA, from the coding sequence ATGGCCACTCTGAACTACAAACACCTGCGTTACTTCTGGATGGTCGCCCGCAGCGGCAGCATCGCCAAGGCCGCAGAACAGCTGCATCTGACGCCGCAATCAATCTCCGGCCAGCTCACCGAATTTGCCGACACACTGGGCGTGGAGCTGTTCCGGCGGGTCGGGCGGCGCCTGGAGTTGACCGAGACCGGCAACCGCGTGCTGCGCCACGCCGAGGACATCTTCAGCGCCGGCGATGCCTTGCTGGAAGTCGTTAAGGACCAGTCCGCTACACAAGCTACCACGTTCCGGGTGGGGGTTTCCGATTCGGTGTCCAAGGCGGTGGCGTGCCGGCTGGTGGCGCCGGCGCTGTCGCTGGCCGAGCCGACCCGGCTGATCTGCAGGGAAGGGCGGCTGGCGGCGTTGCTGGCGGACATGGCCGTCCACAAACTCGACCTGATCATCACCGACCGCGCCATGCCCAGCCACCTGAGCGTGCGCGGCTACAACCACTTGCTGGGCGAGAGCGAGCTTGGCGTGTTCGGGGCGCCGACCCTGGTGGAGACGTTGAACGGGGCGTTTCCGGAATGTCTGAATAACGCGCCGCTGCTGTTGCCGGGAGAGGATTTCGCCGTGCACGCCAGGCTGATGCAGTGGCTGCACACGCACGTGCCGCGTTTGCACGTGATCGGCGAGTTCGACGACAGCGCCATGATCAAGGCCTTCGGGCAATCTGGGGCCGGGCTGTTCTTCGCGCCGGCGGCGATCGCCGACACCATCTGCTCGCAATATGGCGTGGTGATGGTCGGCACCATTCCTTCGCTGCGCGAACAGGTCTACGCGATCACGACCGAACGGCGCATCAGCCATCCGGCCACGCAGGCGATTCGGCAGGCGGCGCTGGAGACGTTGTCGGCTTGA
- a CDS encoding RNA polymerase sigma factor: MTANATINNDIAALLPRLRRFARTIVYNREDADDLVQIAVERALARSAQWQPETRLDSWIFRIMKNAWIDEVRSRIRRDNLFAPEEAGEHVGDQAAEAQQQRMAIEKAVGMLSEEHRMVVALVLVDGMPYKEASEVLEIPMGTLTSRLVRARTALQEILSDQKRTAT, translated from the coding sequence ATGACCGCAAACGCCACCATCAACAACGATATCGCCGCCCTGCTGCCGCGCTTGCGCCGGTTCGCCCGCACCATCGTCTACAACCGCGAGGACGCGGACGACCTGGTGCAGATCGCCGTCGAGCGGGCGCTGGCGCGCAGCGCGCAGTGGCAGCCGGAAACGCGCCTGGACAGCTGGATCTTCAGGATCATGAAAAACGCCTGGATCGACGAGGTGCGCTCGCGCATCCGGCGCGACAACCTGTTCGCGCCGGAAGAGGCGGGCGAGCACGTCGGCGACCAGGCGGCCGAAGCGCAGCAGCAACGGATGGCGATCGAGAAGGCGGTCGGCATGCTGTCCGAGGAGCACCGCATGGTGGTGGCGCTGGTGCTGGTCGACGGCATGCCGTACAAAGAGGCTTCCGAGGTGCTGGAGATTCCGATGGGCACCCTGACCAGCCGGCTGGTGCGTGCCCGCACGGCATTGCAGGAAATATTATCCGATCAAAAGAGGACCGCGACATGA
- a CDS encoding type 1 glutamine amidotransferase domain-containing protein encodes MNILMVLTSHDQLGDTGKKTGFWLEEFAAPYYKLKEAGANLTVVSPKGGQPPLDPKSDEADAQTEATKRFKSDPEAQAALANTGKLSDVSAADFDAVFYPGGHGPLWDLAEDRDSIALIEAMIAAGKPVAAVCHAPGVLRHVNGPDGKPLVNSKKVTGFTNTEEEAVGLTKVVPFLVEDMLRERGGMYSKLGDWQPYAVTDGLLVTGQNPASSEVAAEELLKLLK; translated from the coding sequence ATGAACATTCTTATGGTACTGACCTCGCACGACCAACTCGGCGACACCGGCAAGAAAACCGGCTTCTGGCTGGAGGAATTCGCCGCGCCGTACTACAAGCTCAAGGAAGCTGGCGCGAACCTGACCGTGGTGTCGCCGAAGGGCGGCCAGCCGCCGCTCGATCCGAAAAGCGACGAGGCCGACGCGCAGACCGAAGCGACCAAACGCTTCAAGTCCGATCCGGAGGCGCAAGCGGCCCTGGCCAATACCGGCAAATTGTCCGATGTGTCGGCGGCCGATTTCGACGCCGTCTTCTATCCGGGCGGGCATGGTCCGCTGTGGGACCTGGCCGAGGACCGCGACTCGATCGCGCTGATCGAAGCGATGATCGCGGCCGGCAAGCCGGTCGCCGCCGTCTGCCACGCGCCGGGCGTGCTGCGCCACGTGAACGGCCCGGACGGCAAGCCGCTGGTCAACAGCAAGAAGGTGACCGGCTTCACCAACACCGAGGAAGAGGCGGTCGGCCTGACCAAGGTGGTGCCGTTCCTGGTCGAGGACATGCTGCGCGAGCGGGGCGGCATGTATTCCAAGCTGGGCGACTGGCAGCCGTACGCGGTCACCGACGGCCTGCTGGTCACGGGGCAAAATCCGGCGTCGTCTGAAGTCGCCGCCGAAGAATTGCTTAAACTGCTGAAGTAA
- a CDS encoding TerC family protein, translating to MTGIENIATAPMWAGFVAFVLLMLAVDLWVFGGNKAHKVTLREAGAWSLGWFSLALAFNGGLWWYLNGTVGPEIAEQKSLEFLSGYLIEKALSVDNVFVFLLIFTAFQVKAEYQRRVLIYGVLGAIVMRAVMILAGAWVVKEFSWVLYLFGAFLLYTGVQMIRAVDDEPDVKNNPALKFARRHLPVSEGDHGEKFFVKKDGKFFVTTLFLVLILIEVTDLVFAVDSIPAIFAITSDPFIVFTSNMFAILGLRALYFLLADIADRFHLLKYGLALVLCFIGLKMLLLPWIHIPVHISLSVVALLIAGSVVASLYVTRKK from the coding sequence ATGACTGGAATCGAGAACATCGCCACCGCCCCCATGTGGGCGGGCTTCGTGGCCTTTGTGCTGCTGATGCTGGCTGTCGACCTGTGGGTCTTCGGCGGCAACAAGGCACACAAGGTCACGCTGCGCGAGGCGGGCGCATGGTCGCTGGGCTGGTTCAGCCTGGCGTTGGCGTTTAACGGCGGCCTGTGGTGGTATTTGAACGGCACCGTCGGCCCGGAGATCGCGGAACAAAAATCGCTGGAGTTTCTGTCCGGCTACCTGATCGAGAAGGCCCTGTCGGTCGACAACGTCTTCGTCTTCCTGCTGATCTTCACGGCGTTCCAGGTCAAGGCCGAGTACCAGCGGCGCGTGCTGATCTACGGTGTGCTGGGCGCGATCGTCATGCGCGCGGTGATGATTTTGGCCGGCGCGTGGGTGGTGAAGGAATTCAGCTGGGTGCTGTACCTGTTCGGCGCGTTCCTGCTGTACACCGGCGTCCAGATGATCCGGGCGGTCGACGACGAGCCGGATGTCAAGAACAACCCGGCGCTGAAGTTCGCCCGGCGCCATTTGCCGGTGTCGGAAGGCGATCACGGCGAGAAATTCTTCGTGAAGAAAGATGGCAAGTTCTTTGTGACCACGCTGTTCCTGGTGCTGATCCTGATCGAGGTGACCGACCTGGTGTTCGCGGTCGATTCGATCCCGGCCATCTTCGCGATCACGTCGGACCCGTTCATCGTGTTCACGTCGAACATGTTCGCGATTCTTGGTTTGCGGGCGCTGTACTTCCTGCTGGCCGATATCGCAGACCGGTTCCACCTGCTCAAATATGGCCTCGCGCTGGTGCTGTGCTTCATCGGCTTGAAGATGCTGTTGCTGCCGTGGATACATATCCCGGTCCACATCTCGCTGTCGGTGGTGGCCTTGCTGATCGCTGGTAGCGTCGTCGCCAGCTTGTATGTGACGCGTAAGAAATAA
- a CDS encoding histidine phosphatase family protein produces MLRRSFMGMLALLGASPAGAGDTDSEGLWRRLREGGHVVLIRHAATVPGVGDPENFKLGACATQRNLSDGGREDARRIGAAFRERAVPVSQVLSSRWCRCIDTARLAFGRVRPETMVDSMFNDDDAARQGKVRALRAYLSTHKEPGNLVLVTHDINIRVLVGESLAQGEMVVALAQPDGTLKSVGVLPLPK; encoded by the coding sequence ATGTTGCGTCGTTCATTTATGGGAATGCTGGCGCTGCTGGGCGCAAGCCCCGCCGGTGCTGGCGATACGGATAGTGAAGGTCTTTGGCGCCGCTTGCGCGAAGGCGGCCATGTGGTGTTGATACGCCACGCGGCGACCGTTCCGGGTGTCGGCGACCCGGAAAATTTTAAGCTCGGAGCGTGCGCTACCCAACGCAATTTGTCGGATGGCGGACGGGAGGATGCGCGCCGCATCGGCGCGGCCTTCCGCGAGCGCGCGGTGCCGGTGTCGCAGGTTCTGTCGAGCCGGTGGTGCCGTTGCATCGATACGGCGCGGCTGGCGTTCGGCCGGGTGCGGCCGGAGACGATGGTCGATTCGATGTTCAACGATGACGACGCGGCGCGCCAGGGCAAAGTGCGCGCGCTGCGGGCCTATCTGTCCACGCACAAGGAGCCGGGCAACCTGGTGCTGGTGACCCACGACATCAACATCCGCGTGCTGGTCGGCGAGAGTCTGGCGCAGGGCGAGATGGTGGTGGCGCTGGCGCAGCCGGACGGCACGCTGAAATCCGTTGGCGTGCTGCCGCTCCCAAAATGA
- a CDS encoding TerB family tellurite resistance protein, producing the protein MRHYETDSPSAAGRLVALCMVVDGNMAPSELQALQRSRLLEYIDIDIDNFHDLVDDLCKDMLSTSVKHEHVVLDEATIDALLGEIHDPALRRQLLRAMWNIADADGVLADAEAKLLSRACVIWSAESHFVKEEVRQLAVR; encoded by the coding sequence ATGCGACATTACGAAACCGATAGCCCCAGCGCCGCTGGCCGACTCGTGGCCCTGTGCATGGTGGTGGACGGCAACATGGCGCCGTCCGAGCTGCAGGCCCTGCAACGTTCGCGGCTGCTGGAGTACATCGATATCGATATCGACAACTTCCACGACCTGGTCGACGACCTGTGCAAGGACATGCTGAGCACCTCTGTCAAGCACGAGCACGTGGTGCTGGACGAGGCGACCATCGACGCCCTGCTCGGCGAGATCCACGACCCGGCGCTGCGCCGCCAGCTGCTGCGCGCCATGTGGAACATCGCCGACGCCGACGGCGTGCTGGCCGACGCCGAGGCCAAGCTGCTCTCCCGTGCTTGCGTCATCTGGTCGGCGGAGTCGCACTTCGTCAAGGAGGAAGTCAGGCAGCTGGCGGTCCGCTAA